TCGCGAGGTACTCCTCGCGGCCCTGCTTCAGGCGGCTGAAGTCCACGTTGGCCTTCGCGGCGCGCGCTCGCGCGGTCTCCACCCGGTCCTCCGGGTTGGGGTGCGTGGCCAGCCAGGAAGGGAGGGAGCCGCCGCCCGAGGACTCACCCACGCGGCCCAGCGTGACGAAGACGTCCGCCGCCTCGCGCACGTCGTAGCCGGCCTCCAGCATGTAGCGGAAGCCCAGCTCGTCCGCCTGGCGCTCGTCGTCCCGGCCGTGCTTGAGGAAGAGGAGCTGGAGGCCCACGGTGGCCAGGCCTCCGAACTTCGCGACGTCCTCACTGAGGACGCTGCCCACCACGAGGCCGACCTGCGCGAGCTGCGCCTTGGAGAGCTGCTCCACCGAGTGCCGCGCGGTGATGTGGCCGATTTCGTGTCCCAGCACCGATGCCAGCTCCGCCTCCGAGTTGAGGTGGGTGAGCAGCCCGCGCGTGACGAAGACGGGGCCGCCCGGCAGGGCGAAGGCATTCACCACCGGGTCTTCCACTGCCTGCACGCTCCAGGGCAGCTCCGGCCGCTCGGAGCGCTTCGCCATGGGCAGGCCCACCGCCGACACGTACTGCTGCACCTTCGCGTCGTCGACCAGGCCGATGGACTGCCGCACGTCCTGGGCGCCCTGCTTGCCGAGGGAAATCTCGTCGTTCTGGGAGACGAGGGACAGCATGCGCTTGCCCGTGGCGGGGTTGCGCACACAGGCGCTCATCGCGAGCAGGAGCAGTGGCAGCAGCACCCGGAGTCGTGGGGCCATGAGACCTCCTGAGAGGGTGGACGCGCCCCGGGAGGGCCGGGCCCGGGGTGGGGTCCGACTTAGGGCAGCGGCGCCGGGACGGCCACGGGCGGTGTGGGCGCGGTGTCACTGCCGGACAGTCGGGCGCGCGGGCGGGCTGGACTTTCGTTAGCTTCTCCTCGTCCCGGGGCGGGGTTGCACGGGCAGGAGGTGGCTCGAGGATGGATACGCTCGACGCACGGCTGGAGCGGCTGGAGCGCCGCTGCCGGCAATGGCAGGGGCTGACCTTCGCGGCGCTCGCGCTGGCCGGAGTGGGGCTGGGCGTGGCGGCGATGCGGGACACGCCGACGCCGTCCGGGGAGCTGGTGGCCTCGCGGCTGGTGCTCACCGATGCCCAGGGGCGCACCCGCGCCACCCTGGGGGCCGACGAGGAGGGCCTGTCGGGGCTGGTGCTGCGCGACGTCGAGGGGCGGCCTCGCGCGCTGCTGGGCGTGGGCGAGGACGGCTCGCCCCGGCTGCGCTTCTCCACCGCGGGCGGCGAGTCGCTGGCGGAGCTGACCGTGTACTCGGACGAGGCGCCGCGCCTGACGCTGTCCACGCCCGGTGGCGCGGACCTGTTCTCCGTGGGCCTCCAGGTGGATGGCTCTTCGCGGCTGGAGCTGGCGGACGCGGATGGCCGGCCCCGCGCGATTCTGGGCGCGGACGAGCATGGCTCTCCGGGCCTGGTGCTGGTGGACCGGCGCGGGCAGACGCGCGCGGCCCTGCGGGTGACGCCGGCGGACGGCGCCAGCCTCGTGGTTGAAGGGCGCGACGGCGAGGTGTTCCGCGCGCCCGGAGTGCAGTGAGTCGGGGGCCTCCGGGCGGCAGCCTCGACTTCCGCCATTCTGGACCGACGCCCTCGGGTTTCCCTCTGGGAAACCGCCACTGCAGCGGCTCGGCCTCCCGCGGGGACGCCCCAGCCTGGCGAGAGTCGAGGCTGCCGCTGGAGACGTTGGGGAGAGAGCCTGGAAAGCAGCCAGCGCCGCCGACACGGCCCGTGCCTGAGCGAAGCGCGAGTCGCGCCATCTGGCGGGCGCGAGTCGGCCCGTGGCGACTCAGCCACCTCTGTCGATGGCGCCGCCGCGAGCCTGCCAGGTGTGGCGGGTGACGGCACGTCGCTCCCTGGGGCAGGCGTGGCCGTGCCTCGGGGGACGGAGTCTTCGCCGGGGCAATCCGTGCCTGCGCCTTGGGGTCCTGAGCCCTCGCCTGAAGGCGCG
This is a stretch of genomic DNA from Pyxidicoccus trucidator. It encodes these proteins:
- a CDS encoding M48 family metalloprotease, with the protein product MAPRLRVLLPLLLLAMSACVRNPATGKRMLSLVSQNDEISLGKQGAQDVRQSIGLVDDAKVQQYVSAVGLPMAKRSERPELPWSVQAVEDPVVNAFALPGGPVFVTRGLLTHLNSEAELASVLGHEIGHITARHSVEQLSKAQLAQVGLVVGSVLSEDVAKFGGLATVGLQLLFLKHGRDDERQADELGFRYMLEAGYDVREAADVFVTLGRVGESSGGGSLPSWLATHPNPEDRVETARARAAKANVDFSRLKQGREEYLAMLQGMAYGEDPRQGFFQGSRFLHPGLRFQLTFPQGWKTANQTQAVLAVSPKEDAILGLAPAGDIAPEEALRTFLSQQGIQPLSAAAEGYPRGSAYFQAQTEQGVIRGVTTFFRHAGATLQLLGYTVAEQLPAYDDAFRATFTSFGELTDPAALNMQPARIELVKLDAPMTVREFHQRYPSTIPLEEVALINGVQPGDSLPAGHTVKRVTGGVKPSR